The following coding sequences lie in one Symbiobacterium terraclitae genomic window:
- a CDS encoding ABC transporter ATP-binding protein has protein sequence MSSPYRSLFSFLSRYKWRYLLGVAALAGTDLLQQVAPRLIGHFVDDLEAGALDMTGIYRYLALIVGTALLIAFLRFTWRIFVFGTARLVERDLRADLFAHLERLSASFFHTHKTGDLMAMATNDLQAVRGIAGEGVLMAADSLAMTLFTLIAMISTIGLKLSLWALLPLPFLALLIAAVGKLIFARSRAVQDSFARLSDVVQENISGVRVVKAYTQEAAEEAKFDEANRDYIRRFMAMMRVDGLFDPVVGLFAGLCYVIAIAVPGRAVLRGEISVGDFASLTMYIGMLIWPMIAMGWVVHIIQRGFAAFARIREVLLTEPEVKDAPETAEPPGGRVRGEIEIRDLTFRYVPDGPPVLDGINLHIKPGQTLGILGRTGSGKSTLAALLARVFDPPRGTVFIDGIDVLDLPLNLLRRSIAAVPQESFLFSRTVRENIGFAPGEWTEEQIRQAARTAQVEQDILEFLPQGYETMVGERGVTLSGGQRQRVGLSRAVLKDAPILVLDDCLSAVDTATEQRILNGLRPLMRERTTIVISHRVAAVKNADLIIVLERGRIAEAGTHDELVALGGRYFRTYQRQQLEEAIASLE, from the coding sequence ATGTCCTCTCCGTACCGCTCCCTCTTCTCGTTCCTCAGCCGCTACAAGTGGCGGTATCTGCTCGGCGTGGCAGCCCTGGCCGGCACCGACCTCTTGCAGCAGGTGGCGCCGCGGCTGATCGGCCACTTCGTCGACGACCTGGAAGCCGGCGCCCTGGACATGACCGGGATCTACCGCTACCTGGCGCTGATCGTCGGCACGGCGTTGCTGATCGCCTTCCTGCGCTTCACCTGGCGCATCTTCGTCTTCGGCACCGCACGGCTGGTGGAGCGCGACCTGCGCGCCGACCTCTTCGCCCACCTGGAGCGGCTCTCGGCCTCCTTCTTCCACACGCACAAGACCGGCGACCTGATGGCCATGGCCACCAACGACCTGCAGGCGGTGCGGGGCATCGCCGGCGAGGGTGTGCTCATGGCGGCCGACTCCCTGGCGATGACGCTGTTCACCCTCATCGCCATGATCTCGACCATCGGCCTCAAGCTCTCGCTCTGGGCGCTCCTGCCCCTGCCCTTCCTGGCGCTGCTGATCGCGGCGGTCGGCAAGCTGATCTTCGCCCGCTCCCGGGCGGTGCAGGACAGCTTCGCCCGCCTCTCCGACGTGGTGCAGGAGAACATCTCCGGCGTGCGCGTGGTCAAGGCCTACACCCAGGAGGCCGCCGAGGAAGCCAAGTTCGACGAGGCCAACCGGGACTACATCCGGCGCTTCATGGCGATGATGCGCGTCGACGGCCTCTTCGACCCGGTGGTAGGCCTCTTCGCCGGGCTCTGCTACGTCATCGCCATCGCCGTCCCCGGGCGTGCGGTGCTGCGAGGGGAGATCTCGGTGGGCGACTTCGCCTCGCTCACCATGTACATCGGCATGCTCATCTGGCCGATGATCGCCATGGGCTGGGTGGTGCACATCATCCAGCGGGGCTTCGCCGCCTTCGCCCGCATCCGCGAGGTGCTGCTCACGGAGCCGGAGGTCAAGGACGCCCCCGAGACCGCCGAGCCTCCGGGCGGGCGGGTCCGCGGCGAGATCGAGATCCGGGACCTGACCTTCCGCTACGTTCCCGACGGCCCCCCTGTCCTCGACGGCATCAACCTGCACATCAAACCGGGGCAGACGCTGGGCATCCTCGGGCGCACGGGCAGCGGGAAGTCCACGCTTGCAGCGCTGCTGGCCCGGGTCTTCGACCCGCCCCGGGGCACCGTCTTCATCGACGGCATCGACGTGCTCGACCTGCCGCTGAACCTGCTCCGCCGCTCCATCGCCGCCGTGCCGCAGGAGTCCTTCCTGTTCTCGCGCACGGTGCGCGAGAACATCGGCTTCGCGCCGGGGGAGTGGACCGAGGAGCAGATCCGCCAGGCGGCGCGGACCGCCCAGGTGGAGCAGGACATCCTCGAGTTCCTGCCCCAGGGCTACGAGACCATGGTCGGCGAGCGGGGCGTGACCCTCTCCGGCGGCCAGCGGCAGCGGGTCGGCCTCTCCCGGGCCGTCCTGAAGGACGCGCCGATCCTCGTGCTCGACGACTGCCTCTCGGCGGTCGATACCGCAACCGAGCAGCGCATCCTGAACGGGCTCCGCCCGCTGATGCGCGAGCGCACGACCATCGTCATCTCACACCGGGTCGCCGCGGTGAAGAACGCCGACCTGATCATCGTGCTGGAGCGCGGCCGCATCGCCGAGGCCGGAACGCACGATGAGCTGGTCGCCCTGGGCGGCCGCTACTTCCGCACCTACCAGCGCCAACAGCTCGAGGAGGCCATCGCCAGCCTCG